A single genomic interval of Alligator mississippiensis isolate rAllMis1 chromosome 15, rAllMis1, whole genome shotgun sequence harbors:
- the PEAR1 gene encoding platelet endothelial aggregation receptor 1 — protein sequence MSPWPGEKQGGLRISASHRAPCIGCGSGPGCRMGMKPLALLFLSLQLPLGWALKPSTPHVCSYWESFTAPTKESFLQPHAQASPEPCDGAKPCTRHRVVYKTAYRQAVKVDYRRRYQCCQGYYESRDACVPRCTSECVHGRCVAPDKCQCEPGWRGADCSSRCDPHLWGPDCQSPCTCLNGATCDPLSGACLCPPGYEGLQCDVPCKPGTYGAGCQLQCQCEHEALCDRKTGACLCPPALTGAHCELPCANGTEGQRCPEHCPCQHGGICHPQDTQHCVCPPGWMGTICSLPCPEGQFGSGCLGECGCYNGGVCDRLQGQCRCAPGYTGERCQEQCRIGWHGQDCSEECDCANGGRCYHINGACLCESGFHGDRCEQRLCPEGLYGFECKTRCLCHPQHSQSCHSLTGECVCQVGWAGLHCNETCPPGSHGPGCHESCLCLHGGTCDPVTGHCRCTPGYTGEHCEQPCAPGTFGEGCARTCTCRNAFACSPLDGSCLCKEGWHGAACSSPCPTGTWGSGCNKTCQCAHSSRCSPVSGACSCVAGWHGTRCQDPCPMGTYGTGCSQKCNCVHANGCDATTGQCHCLPGWTGPSCSLGCPDGWWGQNCSLPCACKNGATCAPDDGACSCTPGYRGPACQRPCQSGRYGKKCAIPCRCSNHSICQPVDGACICFSGWTGANCSQPCPAGTFGLRCVQACDCLHNGTCEPATGHCQCVPGWTGPRCEMPDPEHPLTVEPTPPAGYSSLGAIIGIVVLATLLLVLAVLFLYYRHRQKGKEGRPLAAAYTVGRPGSSEYVVPDVPPSYTHYYSNPSYHTLSQCTRTPPPPGTQDRASSLKVPGPQMFSSMKEREGPAGYGPKGNATLPADWKHHTPALSPWDRGGSPMDRSYSYSYSNGLRHFYSKDCVRDASRGSDSSLGSENPYATIKDLPVLLAKAPEGSYMEMKSPACRETSYTEIGCSEPAPDTPQPHGPGPGSAEGAAVPPGHYDSPKNSHIPSHYDVPPVRHYPPSPPLRRQHR from the exons ATGTCCCCCTGGCCGGGAGAGAAACAAGGGGGTCTCCGTATTTCTGCATCTCACCGTGCTCCCTGCATTGGGTGTGGCTCTGGTCCAGGGTGCAGGATGGG GATGAAGCCACTGGCCCTCCTCTtcctcagcctgcagctgcccctgggctgggccCTGAAGCCCAGCACCCCCCACGTTTGCAGCTACTGGGAAAG cttcACGGCGCCCACCAAGGAGTCATTTCTGCAGCcgcatgcccaggcctccccggAGCCCTGCGATGGAGCCAAGCCATGCACGCGGCACCG ggtggtgtACAAGACGGCATACCGGCAGGCCGTGAAAGTGGACTACCGCCGGCGCtaccagtgctgccagggctACTACGAGAGCAGAGACGCCTGCGTCC CTCGCTGCACCTCAGAGTGCGTCCACGGGAGGTGCGTGGCACCTGACAAGTGCCAGTGTGAGCCGGGCTGGCGGGGTGCCGACTGCTCCAGCA GATGTGACCCTCACTTGTGGGGTCCCGACTGCCAGAGCCCCTGCACCTGCCTCAACGGGGCAACCTGCGACCCACTCTCCGGCGCCTGCCTCTGCCCGCCTGGCTACGAGGGCCTGCAGTGCGACGTGCCCTGCAAGCCGGGCACCTATGGTGCGGGCTGCCAGCTGCAATGCCAGTGTGAGCACGAGGCCCTCTGCGACCGCAAGACGGGTGCCTGCCTGTGCCCACCGGCGCTCACCGGTGccca CTGTGAGTTGCCTTGTGCCAATGGCACGGAGGGGCagcgctgcccagagcactgcccctgccagcacGGGGGCATTTGCCACCCCCAGGACACCCAGCACTGCGTTTGCCCTCCGGGCTGGATG GGCACCATCTGCTCCCTGCCGTGCCCTGAGGGCCAGTTCGGCTCCGGCTGCCTGGGTGAGTGCGGCTGCTACAACGGGGGTGTGTGCGACCGGCTGCAGGGGCAGTGCCGCTGCGCGCCTGGCTACACTGGGGAACG ATGCCAGGAGCAGTGCCGCATCGGCTGGCATGGGCAGGACTGCAGCGAGGAGTGTGACTGTGCCAACGGTGGGCGCTGCTACCACATCAACGGAGCCTGCCTGTGTGAGTCCGGTTTCCACGGGGACCGGTGTGAGCAGCGACTCTGCCCGGAGGGGCTCTACGGCTTTGAGTGCAAGACCCGCTGCCTCTGCCACCCGCAGCATAGCCAGAG ctgccactcgCTGACGGGAGAGTGCGTGTGCCAGGTGGGCTGGGCCGGGTTGCACTGCAATGAGACCTGCCCACCCGGTTCCCATGGCCCCGGCTGCCACGagtcctgcctctgcctccacgGGGGCACCTGTGACCCTGTCACGGGGCACTGCCGCTGCACCCCTGGCTACACG GGTGAACACTGTGAGCAGCCCTGCGCACCTGGCACCTTCGGGGAGGGCTGCGCTCGCACCTGCACCTGCCGGAATGCCTTCGCCTGCTCGCCACTGgatggctcctgcctctgcaaggaag gctggcacggagcagcctgctccagcccctgccccacaggcacCTGGGGCTCTGGTTGCAACAAGACCTGCCAGTGCGCCCACAGCAGCCGCTGCAGCCCCGTCAGTGGTGCCTGCTCCTGTGTGGCTGGCTGGCACGGCACCCGCTGCCAGGACCCATGCCCA ATGGGCACGTATGGCACGGGCTGCAGCCAGAAGTGCAACTGTGTCCACGCCAATGGCTGCGATGCCACCACGgggcagtgccactgcctgccgGGGTGGACAG ggcccagctgcagcctgggctgccctgatGGGTGGTGGGGCCAgaactgcagcctgccctgcgccTGCAAGAATGGAGCCACCTGCGCCCCCGATGAcggtgcctgcagctgcacacctgGCTACCGCGGCCCTGCCTGCCAGCGCC CCTGCCAGTCCGGGCGCTACGGAAAGAAGTGCGCAATACCCTGCCGGTGCTCCAACCACTCCATCTGCCAGCCTGTGGACGGTGCCTGCATCTGCTTCTCCGGATGGACCGGCGCCAACTGCTCCCAGC CATGTCCAGCTGGCACCTTCGGGCTCCGATGTGTCCAGGCCTGCGACTGTCTCCACAATGGCACCTGCGAGCCTGCTACCGGGCATTGCCAGTGTGTGCCAGGCTGGACCGGCCCTCGCTGCGAGATGC CGGACCCTGAGCACCCGCTCACAGTGGAGCCCACGCCTCCGGCAGGCTACAGCTCCCTGGGCGCCATCATCGGCATCGTGGTCCTGgccaccctgctgctggtgctggctgtACTCTTCCTTTATTACCGGCACCGGCAGAAGGGCAAGGAGGGCcggcccctggctgcagcctacACCGTGGGCCGACCTGGCAGCTCTGAATACGTCGTACcag ATGTCCCACCCAGCTACACCCACTACTACTCCAACCCCAGCTACCACACGCTGTCACAGTGCACCCGCACGCCCCCGCCCCCTGGCACCCAGGACCGGGCCAGCTCCCTCAAG GTGCCCGGGCCCCAGATGTTCTCCAGCATGAAGGAGCGTGAGGGCCCAGCAGGCTATGGCCCCAAGGGCAACGCTACACTGCCAGCGGACTGGAAGCATCACACGCCGGCGCTGAGCCCCTGGGACCGGG GGGGCAGCCCCATGGATCGcagctacagctacagctacagcAACGGCCTGAGGCACTTCTACAGCAAAG ACTGCGTGCGGGACGCGTCGCGGGGCAGCGACAGCTCGCTGGGCAGCGAGAACCCCTACGCCACCATCAAGGACCTGCCGGTGCTGCTGGCCAAGGCGCCCGAGGGCAGCTACATGGAGATGAAGTCGCCTGCGTGCCGTGAGACGTCCTACACCGAGATCGGGTGCTCGGAGCCGGCGCCGGACACGCCGCAGCCCCACG GGCCGGGCCCCGGGAGCGCGGAGGGCGCCGCAGTGCCCCCCGGCCACTACGACTCGCCCAAGAACAGCCACATCCCGAGCCACTACGACGTGCCGCCCGTGCGCCACTACCCACCCTCGCCCCCGCTGCGCCGCCAGCACCGCTGA